In Methylobacterium aquaticum, the following are encoded in one genomic region:
- a CDS encoding maleate cis-trans isomerase family protein, protein MIRLGMLTPSSNTRLEPATADLLHDTPDITAHFARFRVTAITLSAAGLGQFDEAPILNAAGLLADAKVDAIAWNGTSAAWLGFPRDEALCARITEATGIPAATAVLGFREAFTRAGIRRVGLVTPYTGDVQARIQANWAAAGFDCTAERHCGLSDNFSFAEVPDSEVAAMARAVAAEGAEAIAIVCTNMAGAAMVEALEAELGIPVYDSIAVTLWASLRAAGADPGRIVGQGGLFRL, encoded by the coding sequence ATGATCCGGCTCGGGATGCTGACCCCGTCCTCGAACACCCGGCTCGAGCCGGCGACCGCGGACCTTCTCCACGACACGCCCGACATCACCGCGCATTTCGCGCGCTTTCGCGTCACCGCAATCACCCTGTCGGCGGCGGGGCTCGGGCAGTTCGACGAGGCGCCGATCCTGAACGCGGCGGGGCTCCTCGCCGACGCCAAGGTGGATGCGATCGCCTGGAACGGCACCTCGGCGGCCTGGCTGGGCTTTCCCCGCGACGAGGCCCTGTGCGCCCGGATCACCGAGGCCACCGGCATCCCGGCGGCGACCGCCGTGCTCGGCTTCCGCGAGGCCTTCACGCGCGCCGGCATCCGGCGGGTCGGCCTCGTCACGCCCTATACCGGCGACGTGCAGGCGAGGATCCAGGCCAATTGGGCGGCGGCCGGGTTCGACTGCACGGCCGAGCGGCATTGCGGCCTGTCCGACAACTTCTCCTTCGCGGAGGTGCCGGATTCGGAGGTCGCCGCGATGGCCCGGGCGGTGGCGGCCGAGGGCGCCGAGGCGATCGCGATCGTCTGCACCAACATGGCCGGGGCGGCGATGGTCGAGGCGCTGGAGGCCGAACTCGGCATCCCGGTCTACGATTCCATCGCCGTCACCCTGTGGGCGTCCTTGCGGGCGGCGGGGGCCGATCCCGGCCGGATCGTCGGCCAGGGCGGGTTATTCCGGCTCTGA
- a CDS encoding ABC transporter ATP-binding protein, which translates to MSAIDLADVQKVFRDRDGRDLVAVDRTRATIEAGEFVCLLGPSGCGKSTLLNMIAGFEAPTSGEVRVAGRRVERPGADRGVVFQQPTLMPWLTVIDNVAFHLKLKGMAKPERHERAKTFIDLVGLTGFERHYPAELSGGMSQRVGIARALLMNPAVILMDEPFAALDAQTKIEMQEELVTIWQRVGATVVFVTHSVDEALVLGNRIAVMSRRPGRIREFIPFDLPRPRDVTSPDFNDMKRRVLTMIREESSRKAAA; encoded by the coding sequence ATGAGCGCGATCGACCTCGCCGACGTCCAGAAAGTGTTTCGCGACCGCGACGGGCGCGACCTCGTGGCGGTGGACCGCACCCGGGCCACGATCGAGGCCGGCGAGTTCGTCTGCCTGCTCGGGCCCTCGGGCTGCGGCAAGTCCACCCTGCTCAACATGATCGCCGGCTTCGAGGCGCCGACCTCCGGCGAGGTTCGCGTCGCGGGACGGCGGGTCGAGCGGCCAGGCGCCGATCGCGGCGTGGTGTTCCAGCAGCCGACGCTGATGCCCTGGCTCACCGTGATCGACAACGTCGCCTTCCACCTCAAGCTGAAGGGGATGGCGAAACCCGAGCGGCACGAGCGGGCGAAGACCTTTATCGACCTCGTCGGGCTCACCGGCTTCGAGCGGCACTACCCGGCGGAGCTGTCGGGCGGCATGAGCCAGCGGGTCGGCATCGCCCGGGCGCTCCTGATGAACCCGGCGGTGATCCTGATGGACGAGCCCTTCGCGGCCCTCGACGCCCAGACCAAGATCGAGATGCAGGAGGAGCTGGTGACGATCTGGCAGAGGGTCGGCGCCACGGTCGTCTTCGTCACCCATTCGGTCGACGAGGCCCTGGTGCTGGGCAACCGCATCGCCGTGATGAGCCGGCGCCCGGGGCGCATCCGCGAGTTCATCCCCTTCGACCTCCCCCGGCCGCGGGACGTGACGAGCCCGGACTTCAACGACATGAAGCGCCGAGTGCTCACGATGATCCGCGAGGAATCGAGCCGGAAGGCCGCGGCATGA